Proteins co-encoded in one Sulfurimonas sp. HSL1-2 genomic window:
- a CDS encoding hemerythrin family protein — translation MTHDLRLNVEEMDTAHERFLEMLEQLQKTEGGIDTALFREWIDETKRHFAEEEKLMMKHLYPERETHTGDHEQLVDEMESFFAMITTMPPMARSFVEGYAYDKFRRHTMFYDLDLAKFLAANEAG, via the coding sequence ATGACACACGATCTTCGCCTGAATGTTGAAGAGATGGATACGGCGCACGAGCGTTTCCTGGAGATGCTCGAGCAGCTTCAAAAGACGGAGGGCGGGATCGACACGGCGCTTTTCAGGGAATGGATCGACGAAACGAAACGCCACTTCGCCGAAGAGGAGAAGCTGATGATGAAGCACCTCTACCCCGAACGCGAAACCCATACCGGCGACCATGAACAGCTCGTGGACGAGATGGAGTCCTTTTTTGCCATGATCACGACGATGCCGCCGATGGCACGCTCCTTTGTCGAGGGCTACGCCTACGACAAATTCCGCCGCCATACGATGTTCTACGACCTCGACCTGGCGAAGTTCCTGGCGGCGAACGAAGCCGGCTGA
- the ligA gene encoding NAD-dependent DNA ligase LigA: protein MTAETYRDSVALLNRYAYHYYVLDNPIASDEEYDRLYHDVLSYETAHPEQTLADSPTQRVGGVALEGFEKAAHRSRMWSLEDIFDAEGLQKWLERVAKLADNVTFYCEPKFDGASLNLIYEEGRLVQAITRGDGSIGEEVTQNVKTIRSVPLAIDYDGRIEIRGEVVIFKEEFDAINREREAQGEALFANPRNAAAGSLRQLDPKITAARNLVFLPYGIGENTLDIPLLSKRMEWIYALGFRKPPLHRVCTGYDEIEAIYEEMKATRDNFAMMLDGMVIKVDQVEAQEDMGYTVKNPRWSVAYKFPAVEKMTRVRDVILQVGRSGVVTPVAVVEPVDIEGVVVERATLHNFDEIARKDIHIGDHVIILRSGDVIPKIIKVIPERRDGTEKALARPTHCPVCGSELLDEGALIKCQNLSCEARVVNAIIYFASKQCLNIDGLGDKIVEALFKAGLVKGVIDLYSLSLDALLALDGFKEKKSQNLLDAIEKSKGTACWRFVNGLGIEHIGEVASKQLCDTFGLDFPDATEEALLAIDGFGGEMAASVLEFVRVNREQIEALRSVVQPAAPAQKTEAAENPFKGKTVVLTGTMSRPRPEIKNDLEALGAKVAGSVSKKTDYLIYGEDAGSKYDKAVALGVTALTEDAMKQMLQ, encoded by the coding sequence ATGACGGCTGAAACCTACCGCGACAGTGTGGCGCTGCTGAACCGCTACGCCTACCACTATTATGTCCTCGACAACCCCATTGCCAGCGACGAAGAGTACGACAGACTCTACCACGACGTCCTGTCGTATGAAACGGCGCATCCGGAGCAGACGTTGGCCGATTCGCCGACGCAGCGGGTCGGAGGCGTAGCGCTGGAGGGGTTCGAGAAAGCCGCCCACCGCAGCCGCATGTGGAGCCTGGAGGACATCTTCGACGCCGAGGGACTGCAGAAGTGGCTGGAGCGGGTCGCCAAACTCGCGGACAATGTTACTTTCTACTGCGAGCCGAAGTTCGACGGGGCGAGTCTCAACCTGATCTACGAGGAGGGCCGGCTGGTCCAGGCGATTACCCGCGGCGACGGCAGCATCGGCGAAGAGGTGACGCAGAATGTCAAAACGATCCGCAGCGTCCCGCTCGCCATCGACTACGACGGGCGTATCGAGATCCGCGGCGAGGTCGTCATCTTCAAAGAGGAGTTCGACGCCATCAACAGGGAGCGGGAGGCGCAGGGCGAAGCGCTCTTCGCCAATCCCCGCAACGCCGCCGCCGGCAGCCTGCGCCAGCTCGACCCGAAGATCACCGCGGCGCGGAACCTCGTCTTCCTCCCCTACGGTATCGGCGAGAACACCCTCGACATCCCGCTGCTGAGCAAGCGGATGGAGTGGATCTACGCCCTGGGTTTCCGCAAGCCGCCGCTGCACCGCGTCTGTACGGGCTACGACGAGATCGAGGCGATTTACGAGGAGATGAAAGCGACCCGGGACAATTTCGCGATGATGCTCGACGGCATGGTCATCAAGGTCGACCAGGTCGAGGCCCAGGAGGATATGGGGTATACGGTCAAGAACCCGCGCTGGTCTGTGGCCTACAAGTTTCCGGCAGTCGAGAAGATGACCCGGGTCCGTGACGTCATCCTGCAGGTAGGGCGATCGGGCGTCGTCACCCCGGTGGCCGTCGTCGAACCCGTCGACATCGAGGGGGTCGTCGTCGAACGCGCGACCCTGCACAACTTCGACGAGATCGCACGCAAAGATATCCATATCGGCGACCACGTCATCATCCTGCGCAGCGGCGACGTCATCCCGAAGATCATCAAGGTCATTCCCGAGCGTCGCGACGGGACGGAAAAGGCACTGGCCCGCCCGACGCACTGCCCGGTCTGCGGCAGCGAACTGCTGGATGAAGGGGCGCTGATCAAGTGCCAGAACCTCTCGTGTGAAGCGCGGGTCGTCAATGCCATCATCTACTTTGCCTCCAAGCAGTGCCTGAACATCGACGGGCTCGGCGACAAGATCGTTGAAGCGCTCTTTAAAGCCGGGCTGGTCAAGGGGGTGATCGACCTTTACAGTCTCTCCCTGGACGCGTTGCTGGCACTCGACGGGTTCAAAGAGAAGAAGAGCCAGAACCTGCTCGACGCCATCGAAAAGAGCAAAGGAACCGCGTGTTGGCGCTTCGTGAACGGGTTGGGAATAGAGCATATCGGGGAGGTCGCTTCGAAGCAGCTCTGCGACACCTTCGGTCTGGATTTTCCCGATGCGACGGAGGAGGCACTGCTCGCCATCGACGGTTTCGGCGGGGAGATGGCGGCGTCGGTGCTGGAGTTCGTCCGGGTCAACCGGGAGCAGATTGAAGCGCTGCGCAGCGTCGTCCAGCCGGCGGCCCCGGCGCAGAAAACCGAAGCGGCGGAGAACCCTTTCAAGGGGAAGACGGTCGTACTCACCGGCACGATGAGCCGCCCCCGGCCGGAGATCAAAAACGACCTGGAAGCCCTGGGGGCGAAAGTCGCGGGAAGCGTGTCGAAAAAGACGGATTATCTCATCTACGGCGAGGATGCCGGCAGCAAGTACGACAAGGCGGTTGCGCTCGGTGTGACGGCGCTTACGGAAGATGCGATGAAACAGATGCTACAATAG